From a single Phragmites australis chromosome 7, lpPhrAust1.1, whole genome shotgun sequence genomic region:
- the LOC133924576 gene encoding disease resistance protein RPS2-like: protein MADAISAAGSCLQPLWECLDATGVADAVAQDVASFLRLKSNWGDLDKARGSLRAVETKVRGRVTMEIDKLNVCDPQVQVWLNHVDELQLDTIDEDYSQFMKYSCLCQCTVHAARRAWIGKRVVEALEEVNKLTEEGERFNNFGFKPLPEIVERLPQIETFGLESMLTKLHDLLEKGDSNIIGVWGQGGIGKTTLLHVFNNDLEKKARDYQVVIFIEVSNSETLNIVDIQQTISERLNLPWNEAETVDKRARFLVKALARKRFVLLLDDVRKKFRLEDVGIPTPDTNSQSKLILTSRYREVCFQMGAQRSLIEIQVLDNVAAWKLFLSKLSNEAYAAVVSPSSNNVVRERAMAIYQRCGGLPLALNIIGTAVAGLEEPREWISAADAINTNLDNIDGVDEMFAQLKYSYDRLTPTQQQCFLYCTLFPEYGSISKEQLVDYWLAEGLLLNDYDKGYQIIRSLISACLLQTSSSMSSKVKMHHVIRHLGLWLVNKTDQKFLVQAGMALDNAPSSEEWKEATRISIMCNDITELSFSPKCKNLTTLLIQNNPNLNKLSCGFLKFMPSLKVLDLSHTSITSLPECETLVALQYLNLSHTHIMRLPERLWLLKELRHLDLSVTVALEDTLNNCSKLLKLRVLNLFRSHYGIRDVDNLNLDSLKALMFLGITIYAQDVLKKLNKTSPLAKSTHRLNLKYCGEMQSIKISDLNHMVHLEELFVESCYDLNTLRVDAELTTSCLQSLTLSVLPSLENVIVAPMPHHFWYIRKLVILRCPKLQNITWVLRLEMLERLVISHCDEMLKIVEEADSDEESGVQEMKIQDHPSEEQEDDAMAENPCEERDNDYQSIGKSKLTIGTIHTDFPKLRSIVLTDVKKLRSICKPRDFPSLETIRVEDCPNLRSLPLSSTYNCGKLKQVCGSFDWWEKLQWEDREEAASMESKYFIPI, encoded by the exons ATGGCTGATGCAATCAGCGCGGCCGGCTCGTGCTTGCAGCCCCTGTGGGAATGCCTGGATGCCACAGGTGTGGCCGACGCGGTGGCCCAGGATGTCGCCTCGTTCCTTCGCCTCAAGTCTAACTGGGGTGATCTAGACAAGGCCCGGGGCAGCTTGAGAGCCGTCGAGACGAAGGTTAGAGGTCGCGTCACCATGGAGATAGACAAGCTGAACGTCTGCGATCCTCAGGTGCAGGTGTGGCTGAATCATGTCGATGAGCTACAGCTGGACACCATTGACGAGGATTACAGCCAGTTTATGAAGTATTCTTGCCTCTGCCAGTGCACCGTGCATGCTGCGCGCCGTGCATGGATCGGCAAGCGTGTTGTGGAGGCGCTGGAGGAGGTGAACAAACTGACCGAGGAAGGGGAGCGATTCAACAATTTTGGGTTCAAGCCGCTACCGGAGATTGTTGAGCGCTTACCCCAAATCGAGACGTTTGGGTTGGAGTCCATGCTGACTAAGCTCCATGATCTGCTTGAGAAGGGAGACTCGAACATAATTGGTGTGTGGGGTCAAGGCGGCATTGGTAAGACAACTCTCCTCCACGTCTTCAACAATGATCTCGAAAAGAAGGCCCGTGACTATCAG GttgttatttttattgaagTATCCAATTCAGAGACACTAAACATAGTGGATATACAACAGACTATCTCCGAAAGGCTTAATTTGCCATGGAATGAAGCAGAGACAGTTGACAAACGGGCCAGATTCTTGGTAAAGGCACTGGCCAGGAAAAGATTTGTATTGCTGCTTGATGATGTAAGGAAGAAATTCCGACTGGAAGATGTCGGTATCCCAACTCCAGATACCAACAGCCAAAGCAAGCTGATCCTGACATCACGTTACCGAGAAGTATGCTTCCAGATGGGTGCACAGAGGAGCCTGATCGAGATCCAGGTTTTAGATAATGTTGCTGCCTGGAAACTGTTCTTGAGCAAGCTGAGCAATGAGGCTTATGCAGCAGTTGTATCACCCAGTTCTAACAATGTTGTTAGGGAGCGTGCTATGGCAATATACCAACGTTGTGGAGGTCTACCACTTGCACTCAATATCATTGGGACTGCTGTGGCAGGCTTGGAAGAACCAAGGGAATGGATTTCAGCTGCGGATGCAATTAACACCAATTTGGACAACATTGATGGTGTGGATGAAATGTTTGCTCAGCTGAAATACAGCTATGACAGGCTCACACCCACTCAACAGCAGTGCTTTCtgtactgcactcttttcccgGAGTATGGATCTATTAGTAAGGAGCAACTAGTTGATTATTGGTTGGCTGAAGGTTTGCTACTCAATGATTATGACAAGGGTTATCAGATAATTCGCAGTCTTATTTCAGCTTGCCTGTTGCAGACCAGTAGTTCAATGTCATCAAAGGTAAAAATGCATCATGTAATCAGGCATCTGGGGCTTTGGTTGGTTAACAAGACAGATCaaaaatttcttgttcaagcAGGGATGGCTTTGGATAATGCTCCATCATCTGAAGAGTGGAAAGAAGCTACAAGGATCTCCATCATGTGTAATGACATCACAGAGCTTTCTTTCTCACCAAAATGCAAAAACCTCACCACATTGTTGATCCAGAATAACCCAAATTTGAACAAGCTGAGTTGTGGATTTCTCAAGTTTATGCCCTCCTTGAAAGTGCTAGATCTTTCTCACACTTCAATAACATCACTTCCAGAATGTGAGACGTTGGTTGCATTGCAGTATCTCAACTTGTCACATACACACATTATGAGATTACCTGAGAGACTGTGGTTATTGAAAGAGCTGAGGCATCTGGATCTTAGTGTGACTGTTGCACTTGAAGATACCTTGAACAACTGCTCAAAGTTACTGAAGCTAAGAGTGCTTAATCTCTTTCGCAGCCACTACGGGATTCGTGACGTCGACAATCTGAACCTGGATTCCCTGAAGGCACTAATGTTCCTCGGAATCACTATTTATGCACAGGACGTGTTGAAGAAGTTGAACAAGACTAGTCCGTTGGCAAAGTCGACACATCGCTTGAATCTGAAGTACTGTGGAGAAATGCAGTCGATCAAAATCTCCGATCTCAACCACATGGTGCACCTTGAGGAGCTGTTTGTTGAATCATGCTATGATCTGAACACACTGCGTGTCGATGCTGAGCTGACGACTTCATGCCTGCAGTCCCTGACCCTCTCGGTTCTTCCATCATTGGAGAATGTCATTGTTGCACCAATGCCCCATCATTTTTGGTACATCCGCAAACTGGTCATTTTGAGATGCCCCAAATTGCAGAACATCACATGGGTTCTAAGGCTTGAAATGCTCGAGAGGCTTGTCATATCCCATTGTGATGAGATGCTGAAAATTGTGGAAGAAGCTGATAGTGATGAGGAGTCTGGGGTACAAGAAATGAAAATTCAGGATCATCCTtctgaagagcaagaagatgaCGCTATGGCAGAAAATCCATGCGAGGAACGGGATAATGATTATCAAAGCATAGGCAAGAGCAAATTAACCATTGGCACAATCCACACCGACTTCCCGAAGTTGAGATCAATCGTATTGACTGATGTTAAGAAGCTGAGAAGTATTTGCAAGCCAAGAGATTTCCCCTCCCTTGAGACCATCCGGGTGGAGGACTGCCCAAATTTGAGAAGCCTCCCACTGAGCAGCACATACAATTGTGGGAAGCTGAAGCAAGTATGCGGTTCCTTCGATTGGTGGGAGAAACTACAGTGGGAGGACAGGGAGGAGGCTGCATCCATGGAGAGCAAATACTTCATTCCAATCTGA